ATGCCTGGCTTTGGGCGGCGATTATACGCCTTCCCGCCGCCAGTCTCCATGCGCCAGCCGCACGGACCGGGCATCACATGTGAGCAGCACGCGGGCGCCCGGCTGGGCGCGACCGGGGGGATTCGGTATAGTGACCCCTTCCTGAATTTCCACTCGCGAGACGCCGCTGTCGACGGCGATGGACAGCAACCGATGCAGGCGCTTCCCTTTGCCCTTCTGGCCATAGCCTTCTACCTGGGCGCTGCCTCCTGGCAGGCGCTGACGCTCTTGCGCCGTGTCCCCCAGCGCCCGAAGCTGGTACGCGGCCTCGGCACCCTGGCGCTGGCTTTCCACGGCCTGGTGATTGCCGTGGTGATCCGCGAGACCGGCGGCCTGTGGCTTGGCCTGTCACCGAGCCTGGTGATGGTCAGCGCGCTGGTCACGGCGCTCTTGATGCTGGTCAGCCTGGCCAAGCCGGTACTCAATGCCGCCGTCGGCGTATTCCCTGTCGCGGCGATGACCCTGGTGACTGCCGTGGCCTGGCCGGGCGGCGAGCACCAGGGGCATATCACGCCGGGCATCGCCCTGCATGTCATCAGCTCGGCCCTTGCCTTTGCGCTGCTGGCAATCGCGGCCGTGCAGTCCATGCTGCTGGCTTGGCAGAACCAGGCCCTGCGCCATCACCACATCAGCGGCGTCGTTCAGACTCTGCCGCCGCTCACGACC
Above is a window of Halomonas sp. I5-271120 DNA encoding:
- a CDS encoding inner membrane protein YpjD: MQALPFALLAIAFYLGAASWQALTLLRRVPQRPKLVRGLGTLALAFHGLVIAVVIRETGGLWLGLSPSLVMVSALVTALLMLVSLAKPVLNAAVGVFPVAAMTLVTAVAWPGGEHQGHITPGIALHVISSALAFALLAIAAVQSMLLAWQNQALRHHHISGVVQTLPPLTTMERVLFELIWAGMILLTLAIASGFLFVDNLFAQHLVHKTVLSLAAWVIFAALLIGHHWLGWRGLKAVRWTLGGGVLLLLAYFGTKFAVEVIFS